CACCAATCAGTCAATGATAATTTAGGATTAATAAATCCTGATGGACTATAGGAGGaaagggatggactagatgactgaCTAGAGAGGTCTAACAAAATTTGCAAGCAGCTCTGAATCTCATCTTGGAAgaaaaagttaataaaaataaaaaacttttatAGTAAATAGAAGTCCATAAATGACACTGAAATAATGAAATCATTTTCTTATTGCCATTTAACTTGTATATGCACTCACCTCTCTATTGTTTCTTCTGCTCCTTTTATATTTATGTCTCTATTCTTTAAAGCATCTTGCAGTTGCTGTTCACCTGTGGAGTGCTCGGTGCTGATAACAACCCTGTGTACTTCCTTCAGATGGCCAAAGTATACTCTTGCATGGCCAAATACTTTGGCACAAAACTCACAACACACAAGTTTCTTGAGTCTACCTTCATTGTGATGAAGCTTCATGTGAGTGCTTAGGCTTCCTGAATGAACATATGCTTTCTGGCAAATTCGACAGCTATAAGGCcgtctatttgtgtgtgtgttcatgtggTCCTGAAGATGGTGTTTAAATTGAAAGTTGTGGTTACAGACATGGCACTTATGCCATGGCTTAGGTACAGCAGAAAATAAATTTCTACACAGATCACTTTGTTTAGCAGAAGTGACATCACTCTGCTTATAGCTTAAATATTTATTTGGAAGTGTATCATTTAAGAAAATGTCTTGTTCTATGCAGTCAGGAGTCTGAGTCTCTATTATAGCCgcagaagtcagtggagctaaagCCTGCATAACTACAGGTTTTGGTCTGATACTACGGTATTTTTTAACTGACTCAGCCCTACTGTTTTTTGATTCATGGGGATCAACTTTTACTCTCTCTTTACCCTCTCTAAATTTACTAATGATGCACTTTCTTCTTTTGGTCTGAAATGCCAATATATCATCTGGGGTTCTTCGTTTTCTGCCTCTTCTCTTAGAGGCGACACAATTCAATTTCTTTAGATTATCAACATCCAGTTTAGTGGCTGGACTGAAGGTATTTTCACGGGGGGCTTGTTTGGAGATTTGTGCAAAAGATATCGCTAGTAGTTTATCATAAACTCTGGTAGAAACATTAAAGGTTTTTACCAAAGGTGGTATTTTTTCACATTCAGGTCTTCGCCCAGGAGTAGATGCAGCCACAGTGTTAGAATTTTGTTTAGATTTACAGAACACTGCATTTTTCATTCTTGAATATGGCAAAATAGGAAGTTTTCCTTTTGGTGCGGACTGAGTCAATTGAACTTCATTGCCAAATATTGCCGGTGACAGGACCGTGACAGAATTTGTAGAATTCACCAGTTTTTCTTTAAGTTTCTCAGATGTTATGACTGAGCCTTTTGTGGCTTCAATAGTTGATTTCATGGAATGTAGATTTATTTTCACAGGATTACTTGGATTCATTGGCTTGGACAAACATTCCTTAATGACAGATGGTCCCGAAATACTATCTTCAGCAGTttcggttttgtttaataaaggAGATCCAGATTCTACACAGTTGTTTTCACGGAGTAAAGTAGCAACTGTAATTTCAGTAGAACCATGATCAATTAAAATAACTTGTTCAGATGAATCTGTAGTAGAATGAGCTTCAGGAAGATCTCCAGTTGAAGTAGTCATTGCTGGTGTCTGTGATGAAATTTGTACCTTGCTGGGAATCTTGTCATGTGCACTTGAAGAAGAGGTTTGAATTGTTTTTTTGTCAatcaacaatttattttttacagcttGATACCTAGGAATAGGTAGCTTGAGGTTTTCAGGAGGGGGCACATTTGATTGTTGGATTCGTTGTGCTGCCAGTGCAGGGGTGATATGTGGTAAAGCTACAAGAGAAAAAGTTCCCTCACGACCAGCAACTTGCATTAGAGTATAGTTTTGTGTTGGCATTATAAGTGGTTTAGAGCTTGCAGATGAAATAGGATTAGTTTGTTCAGGAAGAACAGGTGGAAGACACGACACCACCCCTGATGTTATAACTTTAGGTACCATCTTTGGTGCAATTGTCCTAAACTGACTTTTATTCTGAAAACCTTTTCCACTTCTTATTATCCCAGAAGAGGATTTCCATttatctgaaataatgaaataaaacacacaaacatgTAATATGATGtataacaaactttttttttttaattactttatcAAAAAGGAACTTGTTTAGGAGGGTTTCCATTTCACAAAAGCTTACTAGAAATATCTGGGTATGTAAACCACCACTCGCTTATGTATGGAACTGTTGGCTTTTCAGAGACAAACTGAAAGGCGAATAAACCTGAGAAGTTTCAAGTAATGTGTTTGGCTACACTtaagccccttcgttttcagttttaaaagatttttaccCAAAAATTCccgggttttacaaaaagtattattaatttttttctgatttttaccctacttttgtatcattcaaatatattaaaaataacttgttttattaggaaaatacaatacattgcatgaaatatatgtattatgataatacattagtctgcgtgtatatgcaaagctgcctgttgaagtaaggctatgtattagtctagaaaatacacacaaacaaacaggcacgcaagctctgaagtgcgtgcgCATCTGAGTGCTGACAAATCTCACGcccaccacgtacacatttcaagctgttagcagataatggtataaagatttgacacactaaaatgggaagaaaatgaaaatctatatcagaatacgtttcagaacacaaggaacaaaacaggagaaaaggatgaagttgactGTATGCAATAAAAATTGTGttgcccaattattaaatgtaaatatttctaaGTGTAAGTCTACAatagtaaactgtttattcaaatgaaaagttttatttggggattagggatataataaacactgataaatcccgaggaaaaattaaataaaacaacaactgaaaacaaagggccctAGCTATACTTAACACCTGCAAACAAAAATGTTAGTTTCTCTTCATCTGATCAATAATTCTAAAACATTTTCCACTCTACATCATACACTCTCTTCATTTCCAGCACTTATCTTCATCAGCCTCTTCTACACTAGAAAAAATGGTATTAATATTCCAGCAATAATACTGCTGCACTGGTATTAGGAATGGTGTAAATGCTTGTGTAGACAGGGCTCAGGTATTTTTGGTACCGTGGCATGAAAATGTGCTCAGAGCCGTTCCAATTGTTGTGGACTCGGACTACAATAAGagtaaaaaaatttttaatgCAAACACACCCATGTTGAGCATGCCTTTCTACCTGCCATGCTATCTTTCAATTCCTTTTTAACACTTGTGGGGTTTTTAGATATAGACAGAACTCATCTGATATTTCAAAGATTACTGCTACAAAACATGTAAATGTAACTTGGGATAAAAATGTACTGCCAGCAAAAACTTATAATCACTCTTATTTCTGCCTGTTGAAATGATATGCACTTTGGCTGCATAGCACCAGAGTTCCATTTAAAGCTATGGTTGTAGTTCTATTCCCTTGTGggactcttttttaaaaagctttcctCAGACTTTTATAATGTTTTTACATGTTTTTACAATTAAATCacagacattttaaaagtgaGTCAACTCCTTTTGTAAGTGTTAATAGAGGAACAAAGAAAAACATGTTGATAAAGAATAAAGCTAATAAACAACAGAAGAAAGTTAAAATATACAAAAGGCAATGGACATGGATCAGCAGAGGCATAAGCCTACCTTTCAGGTAGTATGTGGAAAGACATTAAACGTGCGTTGCACTGCACCATTGCCATTTTCACATTACAGCCTCATTGCCTATCAATAAACAAACTCATTCTCTGCCACCTCAAATTAGCACAGCCTGAGGTTATTGCAGAAAAACTCCTCTCACTTTCTAGGAAGGAGGATGAACCACATGTTGCTCTAGATTTCCTGCTTGAAGTCACTTTGGTTTAAATCAATCCATCATGTAACTTGGGATAGCTCTCATCCAGATCACTAGATGCTCAGGTTCCAGAAATACAATCTGGTCAGGTCCATTACCTGTAAGGTCCTAGGCCTTCACACTTTGCTCTTTTTCCAATATTACTTGATATTAGGAAAATTCAGTCTTAAACAGAAGGATGTCAAacagaaaatgtaaaaaataaggtAATACTGAAGGCTACAAGACACCAAAAATGTTCACAGTGAATTACCATGAAGTTATTTAGTAGAGAAGTTTCTGTTATACGTACAGCATTACAAATGTACAAAGACGGAGTGTACCTTtcttctaatacacctctaccccaatataatgctgtcctcgggagccaaaaaatcttaccgcattataggtgaaatcacgttatatcgaacttgctttgatccgtcggagcgcgcagcccccccccccgccccccggagcactgctttaccgcgttatatcagaattcgtgttatatcgggtcacgttatatcggggtagaggtgtactgacaACTTAACACTTTTATCCTTATATAGCATATTCACCACATATGTTGAACACCTTACCAATTCATATTACAAGTtacatacattatttttaaaaagacatttcatTTTAATCTCCCCCTAAAGGCAGTAATACAGAGGGGTTTTCATGAGAACCCACTGCTCGGCCAGAGTCCCTGGGCACAAAATCAAAGTAAAAAATCTATTCTTAGCTCTTAAACCCTAAGCTCTCAGCTGTTAATATTATTGGTAGTATTCAGGCTTTTTGCTTCTTACACACAATTGTTTTTAAGGTAAGATTTTATGTGGATTTTGAGAAGAAGTACAACATGACTATGTGGATTAATGTAATCATTAGCCCAGGCACATAATTCTGAGCTGTAGGCTAGATTCTAAATTTGAAATGATGCATCAACAACAAGGCTATAGCAAcactgatgcatctgaagaagtgaggttttttacccacaaaagcttatgcccaaataaatctgttagtctttgaagtgccaccagactccttgttgtttttgtggatacagactaacacggctaccccctgatacttttcaCCATGTGTGGATGTCAAAGAGTTTCTATACAACAGGCAGTTTTTTAGTTTAttacagtattccaaatgaggtggtTTCCATTCTCCCTTCAATTTTGGCTTCCTCTGTGGACTCCGTCTTACTATGCCAAAGTCCCATTCAACGAAGTGCACATTCTGAGATGGATGACAACTAGCTTTCTGTTTGCAGTGATGCTATAGCCTTGTTGATCCcaggttattagaaagacaaggtggccaagccaatatcttttattggaccaacttctgttggtgaaagagacaagttttgagcttacacagagctctaccAAATAAGAACTTTACCTTTTGTCTAAAGAAGATGACATATCTGACACAAAAATCCCAGTAACTccttgtgacagactgacaatatcctgaacaaaccttattgaatcaaattaaactttactgaattaagtttagcATCTTTGGAGTTCACTGTAttacaaatgcaaatatttatgaacTATTGTGGGATTGCATGGAACCTCTTTAGTAGGAAGTCAAGATTAATGCACTACCAGAAAGGACTGTATCTTCAGAGTGATGTGAATGTGAATTTTTAAGATTAAGGGGGTTTCTCTAGGAGGAGAGGGTATATGCTAATATAATTCCTCTTTTTATCAACCCTTTGAAGCCTCCCCCTTGGGAGAGAGAGACCCATTGCACATTAATTATCTGCTTCTGGGAACTCCAGATCAAAGAGCTTTGATCTGTATAAAAGGGTGGACTAAACTTATCATTtgagtgtgcttgttctgagctgaagttcTGATGAACTTATAATCACAAGGAAGCCCCTAAGGTGGGGTGCTGAACAAATGTTCTGGCCAGAGCCCATGTGAAAGTTGGGAAgaactctggtaagcttattaggaTGCGtgtacgtttaaaaaaaaaaaatttatgttttctctgtaatgctttttaccttaagaataaagtaggcttgccTAGAAAACTCCAAGTGGTAACTTATATCTATAGGAATCACTCTATTATCAGTCTCTGAAGGGAAAGCAAGCAGGTCTGTTTAGGCAGACTGCCTTTGTTGGGAAATACACAGTGAAGGCAACCTGGACACACCCTGGTTTGAAGGGAGTGAGATGTGGGTCTCCAACCagaaaggcaatggctggagatcTGGAAGCTGAATTGGGTGCCCTTTCTGGATCAtcgaggggaaatacaggtggaGTGGCCCTGAACACtctaggacccaggagtccagaaaTGTCAGGCACCCACAAGAACTATTAATTTTGGGGTATGAGGCACCGTTTGTGGAAACAGATGCATTAGATAGTGGATATTTTTACATATTGTCCTTTTGTGAAACTCATGTATTTTCTTTATTGCAAACTCAGTAAAATGGTATTTATTAAAAGGAATTTTCTATACAATTCATCATTCTGAAGTGACAGTCTCATGAAGTTCTTAGCCAACAGAATAATAATTCATGAAACTGCCtttaaaataatggatttttttaatcaacttttcatATTATGCAGTATATTGTAATGTTAAGCAATGATTTAGCTGAGTTTGAGACAGAGTTTCTATACAAACACTTTTTTCAACTGGTCATAATTTTATCATAAATATTCCTTCCAAGCTGAACCATCCCATGTTTGGTCTCAGTACTGAGTGCTGATTTTTTTGCCAAGCTTGCATTAGATAGTCTAGTGAAGAAGTGTGGGTTGCGGTGTCTTTGGTATTGTAATAGAGCCTTCAGAGAACCACACACTTATATCGCCTCCCAGTGGGAATGCCTTTCAGTCCAGTTCCCCACCCGAGGATGGGTTTAGCTTCACCTCAGGTTTGCAATGTCTTTGCCCCTTTTCAGAGTGGGAGTGGGATTGGAACGAGGCTtatgcccctcctgcagctgggccAGTTGGTATGGGAGCCTGGGCCCTCTGATGCCACCAGACACTGATCCAAGGCACGGCACCCTGGAGTGCCCTCGCAACCTTCCCTGAGTCACTTCCTATTATCTGTCCCTTCCCAGGGCTCCAAGTCCAAGACCCTTCCCCAGGAGCCATCAGGATATGTCTGTCTTCCTCCCAGCTTCTCCTTCTGAACTGAGTGGTCTCCTTTTAAGCTtcctctccagttggagcatACCCTGCACGTCTGGAGGGGTGAGATTACCTGGGCCCAGTGCTGCACCCCTTTGGGCCCAGTGCGGGGTCTGCACAGGTATGCAGAGGATACCCAGCTTTATATTTCCCTCTCATCCAACAGCTAGTGTAATTAAGATTCTTATCTAATAATAGAGAGACTGGGGCATCAAAGCCTGTCTCAGGTAGCCACAGCAGCACATGGGACAACAGGGGGAGATATGGGTAGCCTGCTAGAGAAGAGATGTGACCCACTGCCAggggagctgctgcttctccatggctccctTCACCCCCCATCATGGGCCATTCTACCTCTTCCAGGTAAAAGGGAGAATGCTGgatgctctctctcctcccttggcttcctcctcttcttcctccttttccaTTAGTGCTGGTGATGGTGGCAACAGAAAGATGGAATGGCAAGGGGATGGCTAGGAAGACACACAGGTGACACCAGTAGGAACTATTCATAGGTAGTGCTGTGGGTGGAGATTGTATGAATACCACCActtattattttttgtaatttAACCAAGGAATACCTGAAACTTGCTATTTTACGTATGGCAGAAAGCTTCAAGATGTCAGAAACACTGTTTATTGacaaatgttaatttttaatggcAACAACTGTATTATGGAAGTATTATATAAGAGGTATTATAAGAGGTAGCTATATGTAGATTGACAGGTAATGCAAAGAGTATAGCGCTCAACATGTCAGGTGTGAcagtttttttaattgcatttagTGATAAAGAAAGCATGGCAAGCACTGTGGCCACACAGAGGTTCTGAATGATGGAGGAGTTCTGTGGAGAAAATAATATGTGATCGTataattaaaggctgtatcataatgGATATGCACTAGGGGGCTGAATTAAATTGTATAAGCAGCCTTAATTCTAGCAATTCCTAACTTTcatgtgcttgactttgcaatctaaataacgtttttaacttttaaatatatttgtattatagtTGTCCCTGAAGGTCCTAATCAGGATCGGGGCatcattgtactaggcactataTAAACACAAGAAAATGCAGTGCTTGCACTGAATTGcttacagctttaaaaaaaatgccacaTAACCCTTAGATACAGTACATAACAGAGTATGGATTCAAAACTGTGTGACTGTATGCATGTTAGAGGCAACTGTATCAGGTAAGGTACTACAGGAGTCCGTATTAGAAACCATAATGTTCACTATTCGCATTAAGGAATTAGAGGAAGGCTTAAAATCAATACAGAATACACTTGATCCACACCAAAAGCaggggcatctgaagaagtgaggtttttacccacgaaagcttatgcccaaataaatctgttagtctttaaggtgccaccagactccttgttgttaccaAAAGCAGAGGCCCAGCAAACACACAGGAGGACAGAGCAAAGTGCTAAAGTGATCTGGAGAGAGTAGCACAATGGATACATGGGATTAAATAAGATTTAACACTTACAAACATAATGTCACCTTCTTGGAATAAAGATGCAAACAGATACTAATTGGAAGAGAAATCATATAGATAGCAGGAAAACAGAAATACTTATGGGTGACAATAAGTAAGAAATTGCAAGGATTTGTCCTTGAAAAAATAAATCcaacattattttttattcataTGAACTAAACAGACAGATATCTTGTATAATGCTATAATAAG
Above is a genomic segment from Emys orbicularis isolate rEmyOrb1 chromosome 2, rEmyOrb1.hap1, whole genome shotgun sequence containing:
- the ZNF438 gene encoding zinc finger protein 438, whose protein sequence is MQNPLTLSEDKWKSSSGIIRSGKGFQNKSQFRTIAPKMVPKVITSGVVSCLPPVLPEQTNPISSASSKPLIMPTQNYTLMQVAGREGTFSLVALPHITPALAAQRIQQSNVPPPENLKLPIPRYQAVKNKLLIDKKTIQTSSSSAHDKIPSKVQISSQTPAMTTSTGDLPEAHSTTDSSEQVILIDHGSTEITVATLLRENNCVESGSPLLNKTETAEDSISGPSVIKECLSKPMNPSNPVKINLHSMKSTIEATKGSVITSEKLKEKLVNSTNSVTVLSPAIFGNEVQLTQSAPKGKLPILPYSRMKNAVFCKSKQNSNTVAASTPGRRPECEKIPPLVKTFNVSTRVYDKLLAISFAQISKQAPRENTFSPATKLDVDNLKKLNCVASKRRGRKRRTPDDILAFQTKRRKCIISKFREGKERVKVDPHESKNSRAESVKKYRSIRPKPVVMQALAPLTSAAIIETQTPDCIEQDIFLNDTLPNKYLSYKQSDVTSAKQSDLCRNLFSAVPKPWHKCHVCNHNFQFKHHLQDHMNTHTNRRPYSCRICQKAYVHSGSLSTHMKLHHNEGRLKKLVCCEFCAKVFGHARVYFGHLKEVHRVVISTEHSTGEQQLQDALKNRDINIKGAEETIERGNKCNFEDLFQSQTEVKLQIKCARCQFTAQSFAEMKFHLLCFHGEELPGRIKEGILQGGKGAQEELIKHAAHFWKQRKERRNPIKHGTCEEEFYAFPKLKREIYLHQNNFDTLTKSEVIPSGNSEPGKELQNFGCATQNKKIQIWCKADYNCILCKQVFGRKEGLFSHWQNHHNCEDPSVLWTIFNSFSKQGVIELSNNAEK